Proteins encoded together in one Triticum dicoccoides isolate Atlit2015 ecotype Zavitan chromosome 7B, WEW_v2.0, whole genome shotgun sequence window:
- the LOC119337314 gene encoding plant intracellular Ras-group-related LRR protein 4-like, producing MEAAAAFGTLEGVVGEITRLHRSLPARPTLDDVEAAEALARAADREERARLDAVEALRRSPLVPEELFYVAQEMHRALAGFQCREQKRDATRILELDALHALFDDLIQRASQCLPSTSTGAAPRITSTGGAASSSSASSAGPLPAAGRSSLVTNGFSAERTVGTSMGRVSMDDSYVKKAKAPMWDGGVVAASPRKPGGTVSANSAAVRLDDSYGDDKEKMSLIKLASMIEVAAKKGARELNFKGKLMAQIEWIPDSIGKLTGLVTLDISENRLVALPPTIGKLSSLTKLDLHANRIAQLPDSVGDLRSLICLDLRGNQLTSLPSSIGRLANLEELDVGANHIVSLPDSVGSLTRLKKLLVETNDLDELPYTIGHCVSLVELQAGYNHLKALPEAVGKLESLEILSVRYNNIRSLPTTMASLTKLKEVDASFNELESIPENFCFVTSLVKLNVGNNFADMQSLPRSIGNLEMLEELDISNNQIRVLPDSFGMLQHLRVLRAEENPLQVPPRERALKGAQAAVQYMAEYAAKKTTKPQPAKAKKNWAQFCFFSRPNKRKHDRIDTDMID from the exons atggaggcggcggcggcgttcggcaCGTTGGAGGGTGTGGTGGGGGAGATCACGCGGCTGCACCGCTCGCTGCCGGCGCGGCCGACGCTGGACGACGTGGAGGCAGCGGAGGCGCTCGCGCGCGCCGCCGACCGGGAGGAGCGGGCGCGCCTCGACGCCGTCGAGGCGCTGCGGAGGTCGCCGCTCGTGCCCGAGGAGCTCTTCTACGTCGCCCAGGAGATGCACCGCGCGCTCGCCGGCTTCCAGTGCCGGGAGCAGAAGCGCGACGCCACGCGGATCCTCGAGCTCGACGCGCTGCACGCCCTCTTCGACGACCTCATCCAGCGGGCGTCCCAGTGCCTGCCGTCCACCTCCACCGGCGCCGCGCCGCGCATCACCTCCACCGGCGGtgctgcctcctcctcgtcggcctCATCAGCGGGGCCGTTGCCTGCTGCGGGCCGCTCCTCTTTGGTCACCAACGGCTTCAGTGCGGAGAGGACTGTGGGCACGAGCATGGGGCGTGTCTCCATGGATGACAGCTACGTCAAGAAGGCCAAGGCGCCAATGTGGGACGGCGGAGTCGTGGCAGCGAGTCCACGTAAGCCGGGAGGAACTGTTTCCGCAAACTCCGCGGCGGTTCGACTGGATGACAGTTATG GAGatgataaggagaaaatgagcCTCATTAAGCTAGCTAGCATGATTGAAGTGGCTGCGAAGAAAGGCGCTCGGGAACTCAACTTCAAAGGAAAACTCATGGCCCAGATTGAGTGGATACCTGATTCAATTGGAAAGCTCACTGGGCTTGTTACCCTTGATATTTCGGAGAATCGGCTTGTGGCTTTGCCACCAACAATCGGGAAGCTTTCTTCTTTGACCAAGCTGGATCTTCATGCTAATCGAATAGCTCAACTCCCTGATTCGGTTGGGGATCTTCGCAGCTTGATTTGCCTCGATCTGAGGGGAAATCAGCTTACATCACTGCCCTCTAGTATTGGGAGGTTGGCGAATCTTGAGGAGCTTGACGTGGGTGCAAACCATATTGTCTCACTACCTGATTCAGTAGGAAGCCTCACACGATTGAAGAAGTTACTGGTCGAGACAAATGACCTTGATGAGCTGCCTTACACAATAGGTCATTGTGTTTCACTGGTGGAATTGCAGGCAGGCTATAATCACCTGAAGGCTCTTCCAGAGGCTGTTGGGAAGCTAGAATCTCTAGAGATCCTCTCTGTGAGGTACAACAATATCAGGAGTCTTCCAACTACAATGGCATCTCTCACTAAGCTGAAGgaggtcgatgctagcttcaatgaGCTTGAGTCGATTCCAGAGAACTTTTGCTTTGTCACTTCTCTTGTTAAACTGAATGTCGGGAACAACTTTGCTGACATGCAATCCCTGCCTCGCTCTATTGGCAACCTTGAGATGCTGGAGGAGTTGGATATAAGCAATAATCAGATTAGGGTGCTTCCAGATTCTTTTGGAATGCTGCAGCATCTCCGTGTGCTTCGTGCGGAAGAGAATCCTCTACAGGTGCCACCAAGGGAGAGAGCTTTAAAGGGAGCTCAG GCTGCCGTCCAGTACATGGCTGAATATGCTGCCAAGAAAACTACAAAGCCACAGCCAGCGAAGGCAAAGAAGAATTGGGCTCAGTTCTGCTTTTTCTCCAGGCCCAACAAAAGAAAGCATGACCGGATAGACACTGACATGATCGATTGA